From a single Stigmatopora argus isolate UIUO_Sarg chromosome 4, RoL_Sarg_1.0, whole genome shotgun sequence genomic region:
- the LOC144073059 gene encoding gamma-aminobutyric acid type B receptor subunit 1-like isoform X2 translates to MARGCGGTMSALGFLLILHALPRLNAAIHNSSSGGCAIIRPPRDGGIRYRGLTQEQIRSVQILPVDYEIEYICRGNRVIVGPKVRKCLPDGTWTDMTRHSSCLLLCPRVWTSLENGQATARPPGPPVEGTALHYRCHSGFVMEGRNVSRCTKLGKWDAPKPVCLYDKNSTGKKKLYIGALFPMSGGWPGGQACMPSAQMALDLVNNRSDILPDYELELIHYDSMCDPGESTKLLYDLLYTEPIKIVLMPGCSGVSTIVAEAARMWNLIVLSYGSSSPALSNRQRFPTFFRTHPSATLHNPTRVQLFQKWKWTRIATIQQTTEVFTSTLDDLEQRVKEAGIEISVRQSFLTDPAVAVKNLKRQDARIIVGLFYETEARKVFCEVFKEKLYGKKYVWFLIGWYADNWFKIKDPAVNCTVDNLTEAVEGHVTTEIVMLNPETVRGVSNMTSQEFLGSLMSRLGGMNPEETGGFQEAPLAYDAVWALALALNKTVAPLKAKGRRLEDFNYNNKDITSEIYRALNTSSFEGVSGQVVFDAQGSRMAMTLIEQLQGGSYKKIGYYDSSQKNLSWFGNDVWIGAGPPADRTVVEEEYRFLSQKLFAAVSVFAGLGILLGIVCLTFNIYNGNVRYIQNSQPYLNNMTAAGCMMALAAVFPLGIDGHHVHRSQFPVVCQFRLWLLGLGFSLAYGSMFTKIWWVHTLFTKKDEKKEKKKLEPWKLYATVGVLLAVDFLSLVIWQIVDPLHITVEKFTREAPKVDLDVLIQPLLEHCSSEKMNTWLGVVYGYKGLLLLLGIFLAYETKSVSTEKINDHRAVGMAIYNVAVLCLITAPVTMILSSQQDASFAFAALAIVFSAYITLVVLFVPKMRRLITRGEWQSEQQDTLKTGSSTNNNDEEKSRQLERENRELQKIIQEKEERVSALRNQLAERQALRSRRRPSAGHNQNHNAQPLQLPPPPGYPGADNHSLPASFSNSSNLYPGESKMSRNHCHNSQIPLLYK, encoded by the exons ATGGCACGTGGATgcg GTGGGACCATGTCGGCGCTTGGATTCTTGTTGATTCTCCACGCTCTTCCACGTCTCAACGCGGCCATCCATAATTCATCCAGCGGAG gATGCGCCATCATACGCCCTCCGAGGGACGGAGGCATCCGATATAGAGGCCTGACTCAAGAGCAG ATCCGCAGCGTTCAGATCCTGCCGGTGGATTACGAGATCGAGTACATCTGCCGGGGGAACCGCGTCATCGTCGGGCCCAAGGTCCGCAAGTGCTTGCCCGACGGCACGTGGACGGACATGACGCGGCACAGCAGCTGCC TCTTGCTGTGTCCTCGCGTGTGGACGTCGCTGGAGAACGGGCAGGCGACGGCCCGGCCGCCGGGCCCGCCGGTGGAGGGCACGGCGCTCCACTACCGCTGCCACTCGGGCTTCGTGATGGAGGGCCGCAACGTCAGCCGCTGCACCAAGTTGGGCAAGTGGGACGCGCCCAAGCCCGTCTGCCTCT ACGACAAGAACAGCACAG GCAAGAAGAAGCTGTACATCGGCGCGCTGTTCCCCATGAGCGGCGGCTGGCCCGGCGGCCAGGCGTGCATGCCCTCGGCCCAGATGGCGCTGGACCTGGTCAACAACCGCAGCGACATCCTGCCCGACTACGAGCTGGAGCTCATCCACTACGACAGCATG TGCGACCCGGGCGAGTCCACCAAGCTGCTGTACGACCTTCTCTACACGGAGCCCATCAAGATCGTGCTGATGCCCGGCTGCAGCGGCGTCTCCACCATCGTGGCCGAGGCGGCTCGCATGTGGAACCTCATCGTG CTGTCGTACGGCTCCAGCTCGCCGGCGCTGTCCAACCGCCAACGCTTCCCCACCTTCTTCCGAACGCACCCGTCGGCCACGCTGCACAACCCCACCCGCGTGCAGCTCTTCCAGAAGTGGAAGTGGACCCGCATCGCCACCATCCAGCAGACCACCGAAGTCTTCACCTCG ACTCTGGACGACCTGGAGCAGCGCGTGAAGGAGGCCGGCATCGAGATCAGCGTTCGCCAGAGCTTCCTGACCGACCCGGCCGTGGCTGTCAAGAACCTCAAG CGTCAGGACGCCCGGATCATCGTGGGTCTGTTTTACGAGACGGAAGCCAGGAAGGTCTTTTGCGAG GTGTTCAAGGAGAAGCTTTACGGGAAGAAGTACGTGTGGTTCCTGATCGGCTGGTACGCCGACAACTGGTTCAAGATCAAGGACCCGGCCGTCAACTGCACCGTGGACAACCTGACGGAAGCCGTGGAGGGCCACGTCACCACCGAGATCGTCATGCTCAACCCCGAGACCGTGCGCGGCGTCTCCAACATG ACTTCGCAAGAGTTTTTGGGCTCCTTGATGTCCCGGCTGGGCGGCATGAACCCGGAGGAGACGGGGGGCTTCCAGGAGGCCCCGCTGGCCTACGACGCGGTCTGGGCCCTGGCTCTGGCCCTCAACAAGACGGTGGCGCCGCTCAAGGCCAAGGGTCGGCGGCTGGAGGACTTCAACTACAACAACAAGGACATCACGTCCGAGATCTACCGGGCGCTCAACACCAGCTCCTTTGAGGGCGTTTCG GGCCAGGTAGTGTTCGATGCCCAGGGTTCCAGGATGGCCATGACCCTCATCGAACAGCTCCAAG GGGGCAGCTACAAGAAGATCGGCTACTACGACAGCTCGCAGAAGAACTTGTCGTGGTTCGGCAACGACGTGTGGATCG GGGCGGGGCCTCCGGCCGACCGCACGGTGGTGGAGGAGGAGTACCGCTTCCTGTCGCAGAAGTTGTTTGCCGCCGTGTCGGTGTTCGCCGGCCTGGGCATCCTGCTGGGCATCGTCTGCCTCACCTTTAACATCTACAACGGCAACGTGCG CTACATCCAGAACTCCCAACCGTACCTGAACAACATGACGGCGGCGGGCTGCATGATGGCGCTGGCCGCCGTCTTCCCCCTCGGCATCGACGGCCATCACGTGCACCGATCGCAGTTCCCCGTCGTTTGCCAG TTTCGACTGTGGCTGCTGGGTTTGGGCTTCAGCTTGGCCTACGGCAGCATGTTCACCAAGATCTGGTGGGTCCACACGCTCTTCACCAAGAAGGAcgagaagaaggagaagaagaag CTGGAGCCGTGGAAGCTGTACGCCACGGTGGGCGTGCTCCTGGCCGTGGACTTCCTGTCCTTGGTCATCTGGCAGATCGTGGACCCGCTTCACATCACGGTGGAG AAGTTCACCCGAGAAGCCCCCAAAGTGGACCTGGACGTCCTGATCCAGCCTCTGCTGGAGCACTGCAGCTCGGAGAAGATGAACACCTGGCTCG GCGTGGTTTACGGCTACAAGGGTCTCCTGCTCCTGCTGGGCATCTTCCTGGCCTACGAGACCAAGTCGGTGTCCACGGAGAAGATCAACGACCACCGGGCGGTGGGCATGGCCATCTACAACGTAGCG GTGCTGTGCCTGATCACAGCGCCGGTGACCATGATCCTGTCGTCGCAGCAGGACGCCTCTTTCGCCTTTGCCGCTCTGGCCATCGTCTTCTCCGCCTACATCACGCTGGTGGTGCTCTTTGTGCCCAAG ATGCGTCGCCTGATCACGCGCGGCGAGTGGCAGTCGGAGCAGCAGGACACGCTGAAGACGGGCTCGTCCACCAACAACAACGACGAGGAGAAGTCGCGACAGCTGGAGCGGGAGAACCGCGAGCTGCAGAAGATCATACAGGAG AAAGAAGAGCGCGTGTCGGCGCTGCGCAACCAGCTGGCCGAGCGGCAAGCCCTGCGCAGCCGGCGCCGCCCGTCGGCGGGCCACAACCAGAACCACAACGCCCAGCCACTGCAGCTGCCGCCCCCGCCCGGCTACCCCGGTGCCGACAACCACTCGCTGCCGGCCTCCTTCTCCAACTCGTCCAACCTTTACCCCGGCGAGAGCAAGATGAGCCGCAACCACTGTCACAACAGCCAAATTCCCTTGCTCTACAAGTAG
- the LOC144073059 gene encoding gamma-aminobutyric acid type B receptor subunit 1-like isoform X1 produces MARGCGGTMSALGFLLILHALPRLNAAIHNSSSGGCAIIRPPRDGGIRYRGLTQEQIRSVQILPVDYEIEYICRGNRVIVGPKVRKCLPDGTWTDMTRHSSCLLLCPRVWTSLENGQATARPPGPPVEGTALHYRCHSGFVMEGRNVSRCTKLGKWDAPKPVCLYDKNSTGKKKLYIGALFPMSGGWPGGQACMPSAQMALDLVNNRSDILPDYELELIHYDSMCDPGESTKLLYDLLYTEPIKIVLMPGCSGVSTIVAEAARMWNLIVLSYGSSSPALSNRQRFPTFFRTHPSATLHNPTRVQLFQKWKWTRIATIQQTTEVFTSTLDDLEQRVKEAGIEISVRQSFLTDPAVAVKNLKRQDARIIVGLFYETEARKVFCEVFKEKLYGKKYVWFLIGWYADNWFKIKDPAVNCTVDNLTEAVEGHVTTEIVMLNPETVRGVSNMTSQEFLGSLMSRLGGMNPEETGGFQEAPLAYDAVWALALALNKTVAPLKAKGRRLEDFNYNNKDITSEIYRALNTSSFEGVSGQVVFDAQGSRMAMTLIEQLQGGSYKKIGYYDSSQKNLSWFGNDVWIGAGPPADRTVVEEEYRFLSQKLFAAVSVFAGLGILLGIVCLTFNIYNGNVRYIQNSQPYLNNMTAAGCMMALAAVFPLGIDGHHVHRSQFPVVCQFRLWLLGLGFSLAYGSMFTKIWWVHTLFTKKDEKKEKKKQQLEPWKLYATVGVLLAVDFLSLVIWQIVDPLHITVEKFTREAPKVDLDVLIQPLLEHCSSEKMNTWLGVVYGYKGLLLLLGIFLAYETKSVSTEKINDHRAVGMAIYNVAVLCLITAPVTMILSSQQDASFAFAALAIVFSAYITLVVLFVPKMRRLITRGEWQSEQQDTLKTGSSTNNNDEEKSRQLERENRELQKIIQEKEERVSALRNQLAERQALRSRRRPSAGHNQNHNAQPLQLPPPPGYPGADNHSLPASFSNSSNLYPGESKMSRNHCHNSQIPLLYK; encoded by the exons ATGGCACGTGGATgcg GTGGGACCATGTCGGCGCTTGGATTCTTGTTGATTCTCCACGCTCTTCCACGTCTCAACGCGGCCATCCATAATTCATCCAGCGGAG gATGCGCCATCATACGCCCTCCGAGGGACGGAGGCATCCGATATAGAGGCCTGACTCAAGAGCAG ATCCGCAGCGTTCAGATCCTGCCGGTGGATTACGAGATCGAGTACATCTGCCGGGGGAACCGCGTCATCGTCGGGCCCAAGGTCCGCAAGTGCTTGCCCGACGGCACGTGGACGGACATGACGCGGCACAGCAGCTGCC TCTTGCTGTGTCCTCGCGTGTGGACGTCGCTGGAGAACGGGCAGGCGACGGCCCGGCCGCCGGGCCCGCCGGTGGAGGGCACGGCGCTCCACTACCGCTGCCACTCGGGCTTCGTGATGGAGGGCCGCAACGTCAGCCGCTGCACCAAGTTGGGCAAGTGGGACGCGCCCAAGCCCGTCTGCCTCT ACGACAAGAACAGCACAG GCAAGAAGAAGCTGTACATCGGCGCGCTGTTCCCCATGAGCGGCGGCTGGCCCGGCGGCCAGGCGTGCATGCCCTCGGCCCAGATGGCGCTGGACCTGGTCAACAACCGCAGCGACATCCTGCCCGACTACGAGCTGGAGCTCATCCACTACGACAGCATG TGCGACCCGGGCGAGTCCACCAAGCTGCTGTACGACCTTCTCTACACGGAGCCCATCAAGATCGTGCTGATGCCCGGCTGCAGCGGCGTCTCCACCATCGTGGCCGAGGCGGCTCGCATGTGGAACCTCATCGTG CTGTCGTACGGCTCCAGCTCGCCGGCGCTGTCCAACCGCCAACGCTTCCCCACCTTCTTCCGAACGCACCCGTCGGCCACGCTGCACAACCCCACCCGCGTGCAGCTCTTCCAGAAGTGGAAGTGGACCCGCATCGCCACCATCCAGCAGACCACCGAAGTCTTCACCTCG ACTCTGGACGACCTGGAGCAGCGCGTGAAGGAGGCCGGCATCGAGATCAGCGTTCGCCAGAGCTTCCTGACCGACCCGGCCGTGGCTGTCAAGAACCTCAAG CGTCAGGACGCCCGGATCATCGTGGGTCTGTTTTACGAGACGGAAGCCAGGAAGGTCTTTTGCGAG GTGTTCAAGGAGAAGCTTTACGGGAAGAAGTACGTGTGGTTCCTGATCGGCTGGTACGCCGACAACTGGTTCAAGATCAAGGACCCGGCCGTCAACTGCACCGTGGACAACCTGACGGAAGCCGTGGAGGGCCACGTCACCACCGAGATCGTCATGCTCAACCCCGAGACCGTGCGCGGCGTCTCCAACATG ACTTCGCAAGAGTTTTTGGGCTCCTTGATGTCCCGGCTGGGCGGCATGAACCCGGAGGAGACGGGGGGCTTCCAGGAGGCCCCGCTGGCCTACGACGCGGTCTGGGCCCTGGCTCTGGCCCTCAACAAGACGGTGGCGCCGCTCAAGGCCAAGGGTCGGCGGCTGGAGGACTTCAACTACAACAACAAGGACATCACGTCCGAGATCTACCGGGCGCTCAACACCAGCTCCTTTGAGGGCGTTTCG GGCCAGGTAGTGTTCGATGCCCAGGGTTCCAGGATGGCCATGACCCTCATCGAACAGCTCCAAG GGGGCAGCTACAAGAAGATCGGCTACTACGACAGCTCGCAGAAGAACTTGTCGTGGTTCGGCAACGACGTGTGGATCG GGGCGGGGCCTCCGGCCGACCGCACGGTGGTGGAGGAGGAGTACCGCTTCCTGTCGCAGAAGTTGTTTGCCGCCGTGTCGGTGTTCGCCGGCCTGGGCATCCTGCTGGGCATCGTCTGCCTCACCTTTAACATCTACAACGGCAACGTGCG CTACATCCAGAACTCCCAACCGTACCTGAACAACATGACGGCGGCGGGCTGCATGATGGCGCTGGCCGCCGTCTTCCCCCTCGGCATCGACGGCCATCACGTGCACCGATCGCAGTTCCCCGTCGTTTGCCAG TTTCGACTGTGGCTGCTGGGTTTGGGCTTCAGCTTGGCCTACGGCAGCATGTTCACCAAGATCTGGTGGGTCCACACGCTCTTCACCAAGAAGGAcgagaagaaggagaagaagaag CAACAGCTGGAGCCGTGGAAGCTGTACGCCACGGTGGGCGTGCTCCTGGCCGTGGACTTCCTGTCCTTGGTCATCTGGCAGATCGTGGACCCGCTTCACATCACGGTGGAG AAGTTCACCCGAGAAGCCCCCAAAGTGGACCTGGACGTCCTGATCCAGCCTCTGCTGGAGCACTGCAGCTCGGAGAAGATGAACACCTGGCTCG GCGTGGTTTACGGCTACAAGGGTCTCCTGCTCCTGCTGGGCATCTTCCTGGCCTACGAGACCAAGTCGGTGTCCACGGAGAAGATCAACGACCACCGGGCGGTGGGCATGGCCATCTACAACGTAGCG GTGCTGTGCCTGATCACAGCGCCGGTGACCATGATCCTGTCGTCGCAGCAGGACGCCTCTTTCGCCTTTGCCGCTCTGGCCATCGTCTTCTCCGCCTACATCACGCTGGTGGTGCTCTTTGTGCCCAAG ATGCGTCGCCTGATCACGCGCGGCGAGTGGCAGTCGGAGCAGCAGGACACGCTGAAGACGGGCTCGTCCACCAACAACAACGACGAGGAGAAGTCGCGACAGCTGGAGCGGGAGAACCGCGAGCTGCAGAAGATCATACAGGAG AAAGAAGAGCGCGTGTCGGCGCTGCGCAACCAGCTGGCCGAGCGGCAAGCCCTGCGCAGCCGGCGCCGCCCGTCGGCGGGCCACAACCAGAACCACAACGCCCAGCCACTGCAGCTGCCGCCCCCGCCCGGCTACCCCGGTGCCGACAACCACTCGCTGCCGGCCTCCTTCTCCAACTCGTCCAACCTTTACCCCGGCGAGAGCAAGATGAGCCGCAACCACTGTCACAACAGCCAAATTCCCTTGCTCTACAAGTAG
- the LOC144073059 gene encoding gamma-aminobutyric acid type B receptor subunit 1-like isoform X3, which produces MSALGFLLILHALPRLNAAIHNSSSGGCAIIRPPRDGGIRYRGLTQEQIRSVQILPVDYEIEYICRGNRVIVGPKVRKCLPDGTWTDMTRHSSCLLLCPRVWTSLENGQATARPPGPPVEGTALHYRCHSGFVMEGRNVSRCTKLGKWDAPKPVCLYDKNSTGKKKLYIGALFPMSGGWPGGQACMPSAQMALDLVNNRSDILPDYELELIHYDSMCDPGESTKLLYDLLYTEPIKIVLMPGCSGVSTIVAEAARMWNLIVLSYGSSSPALSNRQRFPTFFRTHPSATLHNPTRVQLFQKWKWTRIATIQQTTEVFTSTLDDLEQRVKEAGIEISVRQSFLTDPAVAVKNLKRQDARIIVGLFYETEARKVFCEVFKEKLYGKKYVWFLIGWYADNWFKIKDPAVNCTVDNLTEAVEGHVTTEIVMLNPETVRGVSNMTSQEFLGSLMSRLGGMNPEETGGFQEAPLAYDAVWALALALNKTVAPLKAKGRRLEDFNYNNKDITSEIYRALNTSSFEGVSGQVVFDAQGSRMAMTLIEQLQGGSYKKIGYYDSSQKNLSWFGNDVWIGAGPPADRTVVEEEYRFLSQKLFAAVSVFAGLGILLGIVCLTFNIYNGNVRYIQNSQPYLNNMTAAGCMMALAAVFPLGIDGHHVHRSQFPVVCQFRLWLLGLGFSLAYGSMFTKIWWVHTLFTKKDEKKEKKKQQLEPWKLYATVGVLLAVDFLSLVIWQIVDPLHITVEKFTREAPKVDLDVLIQPLLEHCSSEKMNTWLGVVYGYKGLLLLLGIFLAYETKSVSTEKINDHRAVGMAIYNVAVLCLITAPVTMILSSQQDASFAFAALAIVFSAYITLVVLFVPKMRRLITRGEWQSEQQDTLKTGSSTNNNDEEKSRQLERENRELQKIIQEKEERVSALRNQLAERQALRSRRRPSAGHNQNHNAQPLQLPPPPGYPGADNHSLPASFSNSSNLYPGESKMSRNHCHNSQIPLLYK; this is translated from the exons ATGTCGGCGCTTGGATTCTTGTTGATTCTCCACGCTCTTCCACGTCTCAACGCGGCCATCCATAATTCATCCAGCGGAG gATGCGCCATCATACGCCCTCCGAGGGACGGAGGCATCCGATATAGAGGCCTGACTCAAGAGCAG ATCCGCAGCGTTCAGATCCTGCCGGTGGATTACGAGATCGAGTACATCTGCCGGGGGAACCGCGTCATCGTCGGGCCCAAGGTCCGCAAGTGCTTGCCCGACGGCACGTGGACGGACATGACGCGGCACAGCAGCTGCC TCTTGCTGTGTCCTCGCGTGTGGACGTCGCTGGAGAACGGGCAGGCGACGGCCCGGCCGCCGGGCCCGCCGGTGGAGGGCACGGCGCTCCACTACCGCTGCCACTCGGGCTTCGTGATGGAGGGCCGCAACGTCAGCCGCTGCACCAAGTTGGGCAAGTGGGACGCGCCCAAGCCCGTCTGCCTCT ACGACAAGAACAGCACAG GCAAGAAGAAGCTGTACATCGGCGCGCTGTTCCCCATGAGCGGCGGCTGGCCCGGCGGCCAGGCGTGCATGCCCTCGGCCCAGATGGCGCTGGACCTGGTCAACAACCGCAGCGACATCCTGCCCGACTACGAGCTGGAGCTCATCCACTACGACAGCATG TGCGACCCGGGCGAGTCCACCAAGCTGCTGTACGACCTTCTCTACACGGAGCCCATCAAGATCGTGCTGATGCCCGGCTGCAGCGGCGTCTCCACCATCGTGGCCGAGGCGGCTCGCATGTGGAACCTCATCGTG CTGTCGTACGGCTCCAGCTCGCCGGCGCTGTCCAACCGCCAACGCTTCCCCACCTTCTTCCGAACGCACCCGTCGGCCACGCTGCACAACCCCACCCGCGTGCAGCTCTTCCAGAAGTGGAAGTGGACCCGCATCGCCACCATCCAGCAGACCACCGAAGTCTTCACCTCG ACTCTGGACGACCTGGAGCAGCGCGTGAAGGAGGCCGGCATCGAGATCAGCGTTCGCCAGAGCTTCCTGACCGACCCGGCCGTGGCTGTCAAGAACCTCAAG CGTCAGGACGCCCGGATCATCGTGGGTCTGTTTTACGAGACGGAAGCCAGGAAGGTCTTTTGCGAG GTGTTCAAGGAGAAGCTTTACGGGAAGAAGTACGTGTGGTTCCTGATCGGCTGGTACGCCGACAACTGGTTCAAGATCAAGGACCCGGCCGTCAACTGCACCGTGGACAACCTGACGGAAGCCGTGGAGGGCCACGTCACCACCGAGATCGTCATGCTCAACCCCGAGACCGTGCGCGGCGTCTCCAACATG ACTTCGCAAGAGTTTTTGGGCTCCTTGATGTCCCGGCTGGGCGGCATGAACCCGGAGGAGACGGGGGGCTTCCAGGAGGCCCCGCTGGCCTACGACGCGGTCTGGGCCCTGGCTCTGGCCCTCAACAAGACGGTGGCGCCGCTCAAGGCCAAGGGTCGGCGGCTGGAGGACTTCAACTACAACAACAAGGACATCACGTCCGAGATCTACCGGGCGCTCAACACCAGCTCCTTTGAGGGCGTTTCG GGCCAGGTAGTGTTCGATGCCCAGGGTTCCAGGATGGCCATGACCCTCATCGAACAGCTCCAAG GGGGCAGCTACAAGAAGATCGGCTACTACGACAGCTCGCAGAAGAACTTGTCGTGGTTCGGCAACGACGTGTGGATCG GGGCGGGGCCTCCGGCCGACCGCACGGTGGTGGAGGAGGAGTACCGCTTCCTGTCGCAGAAGTTGTTTGCCGCCGTGTCGGTGTTCGCCGGCCTGGGCATCCTGCTGGGCATCGTCTGCCTCACCTTTAACATCTACAACGGCAACGTGCG CTACATCCAGAACTCCCAACCGTACCTGAACAACATGACGGCGGCGGGCTGCATGATGGCGCTGGCCGCCGTCTTCCCCCTCGGCATCGACGGCCATCACGTGCACCGATCGCAGTTCCCCGTCGTTTGCCAG TTTCGACTGTGGCTGCTGGGTTTGGGCTTCAGCTTGGCCTACGGCAGCATGTTCACCAAGATCTGGTGGGTCCACACGCTCTTCACCAAGAAGGAcgagaagaaggagaagaagaag CAACAGCTGGAGCCGTGGAAGCTGTACGCCACGGTGGGCGTGCTCCTGGCCGTGGACTTCCTGTCCTTGGTCATCTGGCAGATCGTGGACCCGCTTCACATCACGGTGGAG AAGTTCACCCGAGAAGCCCCCAAAGTGGACCTGGACGTCCTGATCCAGCCTCTGCTGGAGCACTGCAGCTCGGAGAAGATGAACACCTGGCTCG GCGTGGTTTACGGCTACAAGGGTCTCCTGCTCCTGCTGGGCATCTTCCTGGCCTACGAGACCAAGTCGGTGTCCACGGAGAAGATCAACGACCACCGGGCGGTGGGCATGGCCATCTACAACGTAGCG GTGCTGTGCCTGATCACAGCGCCGGTGACCATGATCCTGTCGTCGCAGCAGGACGCCTCTTTCGCCTTTGCCGCTCTGGCCATCGTCTTCTCCGCCTACATCACGCTGGTGGTGCTCTTTGTGCCCAAG ATGCGTCGCCTGATCACGCGCGGCGAGTGGCAGTCGGAGCAGCAGGACACGCTGAAGACGGGCTCGTCCACCAACAACAACGACGAGGAGAAGTCGCGACAGCTGGAGCGGGAGAACCGCGAGCTGCAGAAGATCATACAGGAG AAAGAAGAGCGCGTGTCGGCGCTGCGCAACCAGCTGGCCGAGCGGCAAGCCCTGCGCAGCCGGCGCCGCCCGTCGGCGGGCCACAACCAGAACCACAACGCCCAGCCACTGCAGCTGCCGCCCCCGCCCGGCTACCCCGGTGCCGACAACCACTCGCTGCCGGCCTCCTTCTCCAACTCGTCCAACCTTTACCCCGGCGAGAGCAAGATGAGCCGCAACCACTGTCACAACAGCCAAATTCCCTTGCTCTACAAGTAG